The genomic window CACCCTCGGCACGTCTCGCCTCAAAAAATTTGCCGAACAGCGACGACCTTACCTGGCAGGCCTCCATAATATCGAGCAAGTCATTCCGCCCCCGTAGGTCGCAATACAGAGTCAACAATTCAAAGGGTTCTACCGACATGGGGTAATGGTGGCAGCAATTTCCGCAAGCAGGTCTACACTGGATTGGGCGCGGCTGTTGCGGCAAAACCGCGTCTAAATACTCCGAAAAAAGCCGGTGGTATTCTCGCGTAAATTCCTTGATTTTAGGGAGTTCTTCGAGTAAATTATCAGGACCTATCGCCGATTCTCGGCCCATGGTCGCCGCAACGGCATCCAGGCGATCTCTTTCCGCCCTCAAAAGGCTTGCCAGGCGCATTTCGGCCAAGCGAAACGCCTTTGTCGGAAAATACTCTCGATAAGATTCCATACAACAAAGATAGATATTTTACCAATATCCGAAAAAACATCAAAAAAAAGCCACAAATATCACAAGATTTTCAAAAAACTACAAAAAAAACAGATTGAGAAATTCTTTTTGTAAGAATAATGTTATCTTTTAGGAAAATGGGAATAGTGTAATGAGAAACGTACTTCAATCCAAGTTCTTATGGGCTTCGGCACTTGTCCTCTCGTTGAGTATAGCCGGATGCAACATTTTTAACCCCACCGAAAGCATCAACATCAAAGACGACGATGCCCAGGCGCTTACCTACGAAGGCTACAAGAAAATTCGTGATAACGAATATTCTAACGCAGAATACTATTTCAACAAAGCAATTGTGGCCGACTCCAGCTATTCTCAAGCTTGGTTCGGCCTCATGAAGGCCATCTTGAACCGCAAGCTGAACACCACCCAAGAAACCAACGTGTTCTCGTTGCTTTCTTACGTGAACGCAAGCCGCGACTCCAAGGTGCCCTTCTCGGGCATGTCCGATGCCATTGCAGTCCAACTTCAAGATGCCATTGATTCCGTGAACGCCATTGCAAACCAGTTTATCGAACGCGACAAGGCTGGCAAAAC from Fibrobacter sp. UWB15 includes these protein-coding regions:
- a CDS encoding YkgJ family cysteine cluster protein, which codes for MESYREYFPTKAFRLAEMRLASLLRAERDRLDAVAATMGRESAIGPDNLLEELPKIKEFTREYHRLFSEYLDAVLPQQPRPIQCRPACGNCCHHYPMSVEPFELLTLYCDLRGRNDLLDIMEACQVRSSLFGKFFEARRAEGAVPDQMDLDDYAEDKALHDYFSAWNPCPFSDKKGDCTVYPLRPVSCRMYFSETDPKFCTPEHLQTPENDSYIVYLPDSIEDAVYGISEHFTLLDLPESYFGGLLAVNRFEGLIGGN